Proteins encoded in a region of the Carassius auratus strain Wakin chromosome 21, ASM336829v1, whole genome shotgun sequence genome:
- the il13 gene encoding uncharacterized protein il13 isoform X2 has translation MKTILLLAFAVLVSSIPLEKSDKKLLGELIDELNSEVKRLSENKTNETYVTDLQMHNCKSVFFCQAEQELLKEVSGRSGAEFDHFRTDKKLMRNLHKYNQHHVETCKPALKDEEMTLLDFLKNLLTCARHVNGQKSN, from the exons ATGAAGACTATACTACTGCTTGCTTTTGCTGTCTTGGTCTCCAGCATTCCTTTGGAAAAGAGCGATAAGAAATTATTGGGAGAGCTTATTGATGAGCTAAACAGTGAAGTGAAAAGATTGTCAGAGAATA AGACAAATGAAACCTACGTGACCGACCTGCAAATGCATAACTGTAAG AGTGTGTTTTTCTGCCAGGCCGAACAAGAACTGTTAAAGGAGGTTTCTGGACGGTCTGGTGCCGAATTTGACCATTTCCGTACTGACAAGAAACTAATGAGGAATTTACACAAGTATAACCAGCACCATGTG gAAACCTGCAAACCTGCTCTTAAAGACGAAGAAATGACTCTGCTTGATTTCTTGAAAAATCTCTTGACATGTGCTAGGCATGTGAATGGACAAAAGTCAAATTAA
- the il13 gene encoding uncharacterized protein il13 isoform X1, translated as MKTILLLAFAVLVSSIPLEKSDKKLLGELIDELNSEVKRLSENNETNETYVTDLQMHNCKSVFFCQAEQELLKEVSGRSGAEFDHFRTDKKLMRNLHKYNQHHVETCKPALKDEEMTLLDFLKNLLTCARHVNGQKSN; from the exons ATGAAGACTATACTACTGCTTGCTTTTGCTGTCTTGGTCTCCAGCATTCCTTTGGAAAAGAGCGATAAGAAATTATTGGGAGAGCTTATTGATGAGCTAAACAGTGAAGTGAAAAGATTGTCAGAGAATAATGAG ACAAATGAAACCTACGTGACCGACCTGCAAATGCATAACTGTAAG AGTGTGTTTTTCTGCCAGGCCGAACAAGAACTGTTAAAGGAGGTTTCTGGACGGTCTGGTGCCGAATTTGACCATTTCCGTACTGACAAGAAACTAATGAGGAATTTACACAAGTATAACCAGCACCATGTG gAAACCTGCAAACCTGCTCTTAAAGACGAAGAAATGACTCTGCTTGATTTCTTGAAAAATCTCTTGACATGTGCTAGGCATGTGAATGGACAAAAGTCAAATTAA